The window AGGAAGATCCCATATTCATCAATCGTTTTTTTCGTTCGCTTCTTATTCTTCAGATACAACAAAAACGCATTGATCACGTCCTTGTTCTCCTCAACAGAAAACCGCCCTTTTACTTCCCAGTAGACATCGGTCGCTTCGGCATACTTTCTTTTGTTACGAAGGGGGGTGTCATCGAGAATTTCATTCTCCCAACAATACTCATAGAGAGTCCGAAGTGTACTCCACATCCCACTTCTTGCCGATTCACAACGTTGTTGATGCGTATCTGTCACCCATTGTTCGATTTCTTCCCGTGTGAGCTGACGAAACGATTGATCCTTCTCCTTGAAAATTCGTTGTAAATAGATTCGCATCGACACAATCGTATACTCAGTCCTTCCTAACGTTTTCATATGAAGCAAGAACTGATTCACAATCATTTGATTGTCTGGATTGGGTAGAATAGTTTTCAATTCCCAGTACCGTTCCGGGCTAGATATGACCTGTAGATTCACGTCGAGCGGGAAGATGTCTAGATGCTCTTCCTGAATACAATAATTATAGAAGGCGCGAATTGCTTTTAGATAATCTTTCACCGTCCGCTCTTTTTTGACCTTTCTTTGTTTTGTAAGCCACGCCTCGATGACTTCTCCCGTCACAGATTTATAAGAAACTGGATGAGCTAAGAAAAAAGATTGCAAAGCAGCCCGGTAGCGCGTCAGTGTTTGTTGACTTTTATTCTTCTCATTTAGACTCTTTAAAAATAAATTGAGGACGAAGTGCGTGTCTGGCGACAGTCCTTTACAATTCACCTCCCAATATCCTGCCATCTCTACACCTCCTATTTCTTACTGTTATACTGATCATACTGTTTCTTCTTCACGTGATTCATCAAACGCGTAGATTCTTATACTCTTGATATTGGAATGACCAAGTAATTCTTGAATCCATACCCTTTTCTGCTAGATGGGCAGCAAATGGGTGACGCATGGTGTGGGGAGTCACTCTTAATTCAAGCTTTTCTGTGTACTGCTGAAAAAGTCATTCCACAAAACAACGACTGAGTGTTCTTCCTCTTTGATTTGATATGAATTATTTACTTCCAACTTGCCATTCAGCTAAATACCCTTTTCAATCTTTCTGCACAATCAAAGCTAAATAAGACAAACCGTTCTTTATTCGCTTTCCTTTTTCAGAACCAAATTTTACAAGTTATTCTATTTGACATCTTCTAACCGGATATTTAATAGTTCACTACTTCGAACACCCGTTTCACATAAAGTTTCTACAATAGCTCGATTCCTTAGATGATCCTTGGTCAACTCTTGAAGCAATGCCAGCTGTTGTTTATCGAAGTTGTAGGGAAGGGAATCCACTTTTTTTTCGGTGTACAAACGCTGATTTATGTTTGGAGAATGGTACTCCAAGCCCGATTCTTTTGCGGCCGTCCTTAGTTTAATGTAGATATCCGTTTTGCCATACTCATTTGGAAATAACAAATCTGTTTCTTTACCTGAACGGGCATGAATGAAATCTCTTAACAGTTTCGCACTATCCTCAGAAATATGAACATAACGGGCTCTATTGCCTCTTTCTCTAATGAACAATCGCAGATTTTCTAGATTAACATCTTGAACCCTTAACTTTGACACTTCGGACAGCCGGCAACCTGTAGAAATAAGGAGATGAATCAGGGCATGGTCACTCAGTGTAAAGGTCTCTGTAGCTGCTAGCAAGCGATCACCTTCTTTACGTTCTAGAATTTCATGTTTTCTAGGTAAGGTTTTCGAATGCTGCCTTTTTTCCATGCTATTGGCCTGCATGTATCCTTGTTTCAAACAAAAATGGAGAAAGGATATCAGGATGGTGAGAGATAGACTGGTTTTTTGTAGATTCGTCCTATCAAGATATTGTTGTAACCATTCGAAGACCTCCAATGACGTTAACTCCTGAATGGGAACAGAACACTCACTCAAAAATTGTTCAAGAACATCCTGGTTAATGGATATGATGGATTCTAACCAATCCCGTTGATGTAACCCGAGCAAGTATTCATTTAAGATTGCTTTTGTTTCTTCGGGAATTGCCTCATGGGGCCTTTCCCAGTTTTTCGTTGAATTATTCATAACCTCCTTAATTATTAATCTGTGAAACTTCAAATGATTATGGTACTAGTGTTAACGTTCTTACTTTTTCTATACATGTATTATTTAATTCTCAAAATATTTTTACAGATTTTACAAGGATGGCTCCTTTTTTTTCAATGGATAGCAGTCAGGAGCGTATTACTTATGGATTTTGTTAGAAATATATCGATAACTAAAAACCTCATTATTTGCACTAGTTACCGTAGATCTTCAAGTAGTCTAATTGCTATGGCCTTGATTTTTTGTAATGGTTTACACTCGTTCCACGAGAAATATAAATTGCCCTAAATCCTCGAATGGATTTAGGGCTGCTGTTAATCCTATACAAGATAATACACATGTAGCTCCAAGCCAGCGCTCCCATTGTTAGAAGCCTGCACCTAAACCTGGCCGTATCAACGAAGTAGCCAACCACTTAAAGTCATCTGCTGTGTACGTCACTTGTTCCGTCACCAAAACAACTGTGTTTACATAATTTAAGATTTCCAAGATGGTGCGAACATTGCTTTCGGTATCCCGCAAAATTCGGCATGAGGAATAGATCAGCAGATGATCGACTGGAGGTTTCATCGATTGTACATCCCGCAACATCATGTTCAACTGCGGACGACTTTCTGCATAATGCGGGGAACTGATGTCCAGGTAGCGCTTCAGAATGAGGATTCCTTGCTTTTTTGCATGGTTGTCGATCGTCTCCTGGTGACGACTGACAACTTGCTTGTGTCGGACAGAGTATTTGCCGTAACTGATTCCAATTATCTCGTCTCTCCCATTAACCAATTCAGTTCATCTCCTGAAAAATTGATTCTCCAAACTTTCGCCTATTCTGCCTATCTACTGGTTGTTTAATACGCAGTCAAATAGAATTTTTTAGCGGGGTTTCGTCAACTTGCATAGGATCTGAAAGATGATGCGGCTGGCGAGGCGAACAGGCGGGATGGTGGTTGTAGTTTAAATACAAACTGCGACATAAAGAGACAGACATCTTTATGAGGGTTAATGAGTAAGTGGGGCGATTAAAATACTATGCGATATTGAACTTCTTGGAGGCCTTTTAAGGAAGTACACCGCTTGCCAAGGGTTACTTAATAATCAGCGAGGGACTCGGGTAGCCTCTCCACTCCGATCATAAGCATCAAGGGAAAAGCTGCAAGACACCAATTCCTTCACCTATTTACCTTCCTCCATCGGCGGAAGAGAGGAAATTAGAAGCTACACAGGTATTGATTGGCCTCAATTAGACTTACAAGAAGGCTCCTTATTTAAAACTTGTTGAATACTTTTTAAAAGCCTTGTGAAAAGGCTTATTTAGCATGCCCATCAGCACCCTTTTTTCACCCCGCATTCACCTGAAATTGTATGACGATCAAGAAAGAAAAGAAAAGCCATCCAGAGAAAACTTTGTGAATTCTCTCCGGATGGACTATTTTAAATGAAACATATCTCTCCTTCTTCCTTCACCATTGACAAAAGCATCCAATATCCTGTCATCCCTCTACCCCTTTTCTATTGTTGATACTGGTCGTACTGTTTTTTACGTTCATGATTCATCAAACGCGTATAGATTCTTGTACTATTGATGTTGGAATGGCCGAGTAGTTCTTGGATATATAAGAAATCCATTCCTTTCTCCGCTAAGGTCGCAGCGAATGTATGCCGTAACGTATGAGGACTCACTTTAAAACCGAGAGTTTCGGAGTACTCACGGAACTTCCTTTGGACTAATTGACGACTGATGGGCTGTCCTCTTTTATTTGAAAATAGATAGTCTCCGTTGTACTTCCTTGTTTCGATATACCGTTTCAAACGTTCCGCACAACCATGGCTAAAGAGGACAGGACGTGCTTTACTTCCTTTACCTTTACGAATCAAAATTTGCCGCGTATCCCATTTAATATCTTCCAGTTTAATATGCAGCAGTTCACTTACACGTACACCCGTTGCATAAAGCGTTTCGATAATGGCTCTATCCCTCGGATCGTTTTTCGTATACTCTTGGAGCATCGCCAATTGTCGCTTTGTTAAATAATACGGAAGGGAATCAACTTTTTTTGGTGTAACTACTTTCTGGGTAGGATTCTTATGAATCTTATTTTCTTCCATACAATAGAGGTAGAAAGATTTCAGCGCGGCCAGCTTCAATTGGATGCTACGTGGTTGCAACCCGTCATTGTTCATGTCTTCTAACCAGTTTCGGATATCTTTCGCTTTGACATCCTCAACACTTTTTTCACACACTCCAAAGAATTGTGAAAGTGCTAAATTATATGCGCGTACTGTCTCTGGGCTAAATTGATTGTGGTTATCTAAAAAGAACTCTTGTATAAGTTCTTGATTCATTTTCTTCACCCCATAATATTTTGATAGGTTAATATCATGTCCTCTGTTGGTATTTGAGCGTAAATGCGGGTTGTATTCAAGTCTGAATGTCCCATCACGTCCGCAATGAATTGTAAGTCTGCACCTCTCGCCAGCATATTCGTCGCAAATGTATGCCGACACATATGAGGATGAAAGGATTGCATTAATCCGGCTTTCACTCCAACTTTTCGAAGGACTATCTGGATCCCCTGTACTTGAAGACCGTTACCGAACTTATTCATGAATAATGGATCTTCTTCATTCGCTGAACGACTATCCAAGTAGTTACGCAACACTAAACCACACTCCTCCGAAAAATAAACCTGCCGGATTTTTCGACCTTTTCCCAATACATCTACTTTTCGTTTTCTAAAATCGATATCCTGAACACGTAAACTTGCTACTTCTGATACGCGACACCCAGTTGATAATAGAAATAAAAGCAAGGCTCGATTACGAATGGATAAGTGTTCAGAAGTTACTTTCACACGTGCATATTCAAATTCATCCAAGTACTTTGGCAACGAATGAGGAATCTTAGGACGCCATCGTTTTTTCACGACGGTTCTCTCCATATACTCTTCCTCTAAACAAAAGGCAAAAAAAGAAGAGACTGCCGATAAATACAATTCAATCGTGCCCGCTTTCTTTCCTATCGAGAAATTAGTCAGCCATGTTCGAACTTGTTCAGTTGTAATGTCTCCTAAAGAAACCGAACAGTCCTTAAAGAATGACTCTACAATCCTTCGATATTTCTCTATAGTTGCTTCTGCTTTGTTCGCCAACTTCAAACTAAGTAAATACTCATTTAGTACTTGTCGGGTTTCGTCTAATAAATGGTCAGCCGTACTTATCCAGTACTTTTTTGATTCATCCAGTTTGTATCACCTCTCTTTACATCTCTAGGAATCTCTTGCTTTCAATATGGCCCATTGTTGTATTATTCATACTAACGATAATCTAAAATATTTATTGTAATAGATTCTGAATTGTGTGGTGTACAGGCACTTTTTCAGTTCTAAATGTTCACCTTTGTCTCATACATCTTCATTCTAAAACCCGCCAATCAAAAAAAGCCCTACCTCCGCAAAGGGGACTACCTTTCTTAGCCTGTACTATGTTGGTAATATGAGTGAACATGTTTGATAATCATTCATCCACTTATTTTTGCGAACTTCTAAGCCTGTAATATAAAATTTTACTTGAATTTAAATTCACATAACCCAGAAGCGCACACATTCAGAATTTCTTTCTCCCAACAATATTCATAAAGGGTGCGGAGTGCACTCCAAGCCCCAATCATTGTAGCTGCGCTGCACTGTTGCTGAGTATCTGTCATCCGTTGTTCGATTTCTTCCAGCGTAAGCTTGCAAAACGATTGGTCCATTTCCTTGAAGATTCTTTGTAAACAGCTTCGCATAGAAACAATCGTATTCTCTGACCTTCCTATGTTTTTCATATGAAGCAAAAACTGATTAAGGACCCGTTGATTGTCTTTGTTTGGAAGAATAATTTTCAACTCCCAGTAACGTTCCGTGCTGGATACGACCTGCAGATTCACGTCGAGCGGAAAGATCTCAAAGTGCCCTTCTTTAACACAATAATTATAGAAGGCGCGTATTGTCTTTAGATAATCTTTCACCGTCCGCTCTTTTTTATGCTTTCTTTGTTCTGTAAGCCACGCCTCGATTGCTTCTGCTTTCACGGATTTATAAGAAACTGGATGAGCTAAGAAAAAGGACTGCAAAGCAGCCCGGTAGAGCGTTAGAGTTTGTTGACTTTTATTCTTCTCTTTTAGGCTCCATAAAAATAAATTGAGGACGATGTGAGTGTCTTCCGACAGTCCTTCACAATTCACCTCCCAATATCCTGCCATCTCTACACCTCCTATTTCTTACTGTTGATACTTTGAATGAGTATAATAGCTTGTCGGTAACGACGGTTGGACAAGATCATCCGATATGAACACTTCTGGTTTATACTTTTCTACAAGTATGCTTGGATTTCTTTTTAGTACGTTTTCTTCTACACATTGCTGATAGAAGTGCTGGACAGCAAAAATTTTGGAATGAATCATGTACGGGGGTATTCCTTGTTCTTCCATCGAATTCAGCCACGCTTTAATATCAGGTTCTTCAATCTGATCAAACGGTTTTGCACAAAAAGAAAACAACTGGTTTAATACTCGTTCTGCATTCGATCGCGTGGTGTTGTCGCAAAAACAAACTGCTAGAATCTCTTTATTCATTGTTCATCACTCCATTTTCAAATTTTTGGGTTTGTACATGCTAGCTATGCTGGGTAAGGCCAAAATAGATTTAAGAAAATTCCTAAGGCGGGCTCTACTTGGAGTTGCTTCTAGTTTTTTACGAGGTACATGCCTTCCGCTCTATTGATATTGGTCATACGCACATTTTCTTTCGGGCATCATTCATGAGCCGTGTGTAAATACGTAGTGTTGAAATTCACATGCCCGAGCAAATCCTGTATTTGACTCGTCGGCATCTTTTTTGCTGCTAGATGTGCCGCGAACGTATGCCGCATGGTATGGGGGGTTACTTTAAAGCCCAACGTCTTCGAGTAGTTCCGAAAATTCTTTTGAACGCCGTCCTGATCCAACTGTTCACCTTTCTCATTGCAGAATAAATAGTCGCTTACGATTTTTCGTGTTGCCAGGTATGTTTTTAGTCGGACAGAACATTCATGCGTGAACAAAACGAACCGTTCTTTATTCCCTTTCGCTTCTCTTATCCAAATCTGATAGGTTTCCCATTTCACGTCCGTGAGCTTGATATTCAGCAATTCACTTATCCTGCATCCCGTTGCATTGGTATTGTCAATTCTTGCTTGGTTAAATAGGGAATTGTATTAATTTTTAGTGGTGTTTTTACTGGTTGTGTACCGAATTGATTTTCATTAACATCACTCTGAATTACATCTTTGCTCATTTCCATCACCTCATTGTTTTTTATTATTTTTGATATTGTCTCAACTGCGTTTTTTGAATCTCTCACCGCTAAAAACCTCCTTTTTTAGTATTCTTAATTCTTTCTAATGATAGCTTTGGCAATTACTTTATCAATTAAACATTTTAAAAAAATTCTAGATTAATAGCGGTAAAACAGAATTTACAAGTTACTTGCAAGGAAATTAACTTCATTTCGAATATCGATCGTTTACTTTATGAAGGTATAGTTGATGACAAAAAAGAGACACTAATTCATATGTGAATTGTGTCTCCGAATAGTTTGTAGTTTAATGTTTTCTTGTTAACTTGCCAGTATTACGTTTATATCCTTTATTGTCTGAAGCTCTGCGTCTTCATTACTTAACCCATGATTTATATAATATTTAACCCCTTCTGTAAGTGCTGAATTTAAGAAGTATTCCTTAGGGTTGCTATATAAGAGTTCCAATGAAATTTGATAAGAAATGGAATCCCGAATGATTTTAGAATCAATATTATAGTTAGCTCCTACACTTATTAAATAGTCTCTAACTTCTCCATATGGTAAAGAATACTCGTTAGTTGAATTTAAACGAGTTATTGGCCAATCAACAGTATTTGTAGTGTTTAAATCAAAGGTTTGTAGTTCATCCATTTCCAACTGGTTTTCAATTGAAAACTGTTCCACTCCAATTAGTTTATAAAATTTCCCGCCAAAGTTTCGAGCAATACTACGCTTAGTAGGGTCCTTTCTCGTTTCTCTTAATATATAAGCATAAGTTTCAATAATATTTGTATCTCCAAGTGCTTCTAGAGAGACCGGGTTAATACTATATATCACGTTATAGAGGTAATCCTCAAGTGTTAGTTCACCATATAAATCAAATTTTGTATTACTAATTGCCAATTCCTCATGATAACCTAAAGCCTTATAGAATTTTGTTCCTTCACTAATAGCAGTCCGCTCTTTTTGTTTATTTGATTCCGCTTTTTTTAACTCCATGGTATATCTTTTCAGTTGAGTAAGCTGTTTTTCATTTAGATTTTTGTCCGAAAGATTATAAAGTAAATACTTTTCCTTAAGGGCAATATCTTTATCATTATTAAATATGAATCTAGGATATTTCTGTTTAGGCGGCAGCAAAGAAACCCCTAAATTACTAAAATTATCAGTAAGGTAATTATTCGGATGCGTTCTAAAATGTGGTCTCACATAAGTTCCATCTTTTCGATAGTACCCCTTCACGTAGACAAGCTTGTCTGCATCAGTTGTTCCGACAGAGTTCTTACCTTTGTATAGATTAATAATTTTTGATGAACCATAATCATAATTATTATTTGTATAGGTAGGGATAGGTGATTTTGTTTCTGAAGGACTACTTGTTGTCCCACATCCTCTGTAATATCCACTGACTCTTGTCCCGTTCTTTTTTGTGTAGCCTTTTACATAAGTACACTTGGCCTCAGTATTATCTGGAAGTATTAATATCATCGGTATTGATAATAAAATGGCAGAAATCCAAATCAGTACATTCTTTTTGAACAATTTATTCATAAGCATTCAATTCCTCCTGTGGAAATTGCAAATTTAGGGCGAATGTGTTCGCCCCTCCCATTCTATTTCTTGTTCTTCAGTTTTTCCAATAGGCTACTAACCTTTTCTTTCATGTCTTGCGTCTCCTGTTTTAACACTTCGACGATCATATTGTTTTCTACCAAAACAATGTCGCCTTCAGCAAGCTGGCCATTATATTTACTAACCTCGACCAATAACTCTTTGTTTTCATCAGGGTATTCCAAGAATACATACATGTTATTTTCGATTCGATCAAGAGTAAATTTTCTCATCGTTCACAACCCCACCCATCTTTATCGCGATCATGTTTAGATGCATATGCCGGATGAGTGCTTTTCACACCGTATGGATAATACTTTCGAAGCTCCGTACAGTTTTTATAGACTGTTGGCGCTCCTGGAATAACGTATGTTCCAGATGACAAGTCGCTGCTTGATTTCGGTTTATCTGTTGGCTTAGGAGCAGGTTTAGATGCTGCAGCTGGTTTAGGTGCCGTTTTGCCACAGCTATTTGCTACTGAATGTTTTATACCATCAGTCGTGACAGTGATATCACAATGTACAGCAGTCTTGTAAATCTTGGCTCCAATTTTATTGAGCCTTCCTTCAACAGCTGAATTTGGATGGCCATAGCTGTTATTTTTGCCATATGACAATACACCGACTTTAGGTGATACATTGCTGATAAATGCCGCAGAACTGCTTGTATTTGATCCGTGATGGCCGTTTTTGAGGACGGTCGCCGTAACATCGTATTTACCACGAATGTAGTCCTCGATTGCAGTATCCGCATCTCCCATAAGCAGGAATGATACTTTGTTGTAAGTCACTTTCAATACGATTGATGCGTCGTTACTATCCTTTGCATTTTCATCGGCATATAATACTCGAATAATCATATGAGGATCCAGTGCAATCTTATCTAACACTTGTGCTACGTTAAATTTAATTTCTTTCTTGTCGATCAACGACAGTAATTCGTAATATGTTTGTGATGTATGCACATAGCCGGAATCCACAAAGTTTATGACGTTAAACGTATTCAAAACCTCAATCAATCCGCCAATGTGGTCGGCATCTGGATGCGTCGCTACTACGTAGTCCAGCTTTTTAACTCCCTTAGCTTTAAGGAAATCAACGACATGCTTACCTGCTGACTTAGGTCCACCGTCCACTAGCATATTCTTACCGTTGGGAGACTGAATAAATATCGCATCACCCTGCCCTACGTCGATGAAATGTACCTTTAGTTCTTTCGATGCTGCGTCAGTGGATGCTGGTAAAAGACCGATTGCCAATGCAATGACCATTAATATTGAGAATACCTTTTTCAAACCCCTACCCCCATTCTCTTTACCTATTATTTTAGACTTGGTAGGTTACTATGTCTACATTGGACTGGATATCTATGCCAATTTAATTGGAGGAACACATTATCCGTTCATTTATTCAGATTATTCAGCAAGTATTATTGTAATAAAAGTGCGTAATGGTAAAATTGTTTCATAGGACTTTTATAGGGAGGAGATAAAATGGTAAGTTTGTCTAGCTGTAGACGTTGCCGAACCTATTAATAAATAAGTGAACGGACGGCGTTTGATGATACCTAGTGAGTACGATGACACACTCTTTCGAAAAATAAGTTTGTCTAGGTTTATTTCCTTTTCCGACAACATCCGTTGTAACTGGCATTCTGTATAAAATAAAAAAATACGGTTGCCCGATTCCTTTTTGATAACTGCTCCAAACTAAACAGTATGCGTGCAATGATGATTGGTTGGCATGAAAACCATGACCGGATCATTAAGCAACCCAAACAAGCCCTATAACCGGTTATAGGGCTTGTTTGGGTTTAGCTATAGATTTAATAAAGTTGTTGAAATTAAAAAGTCCCCTAGTCAACCGTTCAATTAGAGAACTCCTTCCTCCACCGATTTATCTGCGCTGGTACCTAGCACCTAGAGTTTATAAACTTTATTAAAAAAGAAAAGCCCGCAGAGATTTCTCTCCACGGAGCCTTTCTTCAGTCGCATACAAGTTGTCTGAATTGATTCAGAACCTTGCATCCGAACTGTAGGTACTCAACTTAGTTACTATTAACTGTCAATCCAGCAACTGGAATAACGTAACCATCAACTGAAATACCTTTTCCATTTTCAACTGTGATAGCTGTACCGTTGTTTACAGTTGTATTAGCTGGTAATGTCAGAACTACAACGTTATTATCTGTTCCAGCTTTAATAGTTGCTCTAGTAGCAGTTACATCTGTACCAGCAATATCAATCGTAACAGAAGATCCTAGAGTAACATTATGAGTGAATGTAAGCTCTAACTGATCAGCAGTTGCTGCTGCTGCAGCTTGACCACCAGAAAATGCAAACGCTGCAGTAACTACTGCTAGATCTGTTGCATTTACATTAGCATCCAATGCAACAGTTACATCTAGTTCATCCTCAATTGCATCTTTAATGTTAGCAAGTGTAGTAGTGATTGTTCCATCATTTGCACTAACATTTGCAAGTTCAATTGTTAATTTAGCAGCTTGAGTGCTTGTAGCAGGCGTTAAAGTAGTTTCGATTGCTTGATTGTTTTTATTATCAACAAATTCGATCTCTACGCCATTTAACTCTGTTCCAGCATTTTCTGCAGTTACTGTCAATACGTTTGCTACTGCTGCTGTAGCTTGTGCTCCTGGATCTGCTGGAGTAGCAGCTGTGTAAGTTGCACTATTTAAACCTAAAGCAAAGTTAGTATTAAAGTAGTTTGCTAGTGAAGCTGCAGTTACAGGGCTCGTTTGTACTAATCCAAGGACACCAGTTTGAGCAGTTCCTTTATCAGCCGCGATTAAAGATGTATAAGGTGCATAGTTAGCCAATGCTGTTGCTACTTCTTGTACAGTTGTAGCAGCATTTACTGCATCCACTACTGAAGGAGTTGTTCCTCCACCTGTACTTGAACCAATAGCTAAGATTGTGAATGTAATCTCACCACTAGAGTTTTTGAAGTATTGAACTGTGTTAGCATTTTTGTTAGCATCAATTAGATCTTCAAATTGTGTTGCGCCGATTTCAACGTTCTTACCGCTTCTTTGATCATAATATTTTACTTTTTTATCATCAAATTCCGCTTTGTAATTAATTTCTTTTTTACCTGCAAATGTGAATTTCTTTTTATCTTTATCAAATTCAGCAATAGTTCCTTGGAATGAGTTTCCTACTTCTCCAGCTGATCTGAAGCTTGCTTTCGCAACTTTACTTTCTGAAAGACGTGCAGTTTTCCACTCATTATTGTGATCTTGATATTCGGCTTGACCGTATGATTTTACATCTACAGATGCAGATTCTCCTCTAGATGCTACATAAAGTTTAGCGCTGTTAGAATTTACTGTTGCAGGCGTAAATGTTTCACCACGACGAGTAGAGATTACAGTTGCTTCATCGTAGTTACCGACATCATCAGCATCCGTCCAAACATAAACATCTTCGTTTCCTGTGTTTGTTACTTGGAAAGTAGCTTTGAAGTTACGAACTGAATCAGAATATTTCTTGCCGCTTTGGTTTGCTACTGTGTAATCAAAGTATACAACATCGTTTCCATCTTGTGTACGATTGTCTTTGATTTCAGCACCAGTACCGTTGTTATAAACTTTTAATCTGCTACCTTCTACTTTTTCTTCAGCAAAGTATGTGATACCAGCAACTTTGTTTGGTTCTCCATCTTCAAGAGTACCTTCTTTATTGTTAGCAGAGTTAATGTCAAGCCATACTACTGGAGTTGCATAGTCTTTCGTATTACCAGCAGCAGTTGCGATTTGGAATTCCCCTTCACCTTTCGAGTCAAGTTTAAGGGTAATTTGTTGGTCTCTAGAACCAGCTACAAACGATCTGTCACCTTTAAGGTCTGCATCTTCAACAAATACTGCATTTGTTTTTG is drawn from Sporosarcina sp. FSL W7-1349 and contains these coding sequences:
- a CDS encoding tyrosine-type recombinase/integrase; its protein translation is MNNSTKNWERPHEAIPEETKAILNEYLLGLHQRDWLESIISINQDVLEQFLSECSVPIQELTSLEVFEWLQQYLDRTNLQKTSLSLTILISFLHFCLKQGYMQANSMEKRQHSKTLPRKHEILERKEGDRLLAATETFTLSDHALIHLLISTGCRLSEVSKLRVQDVNLENLRLFIRERGNRARYVHISEDSAKLLRDFIHARSGKETDLLFPNEYGKTDIYIKLRTAAKESGLEYHSPNINQRLYTEKKVDSLPYNFDKQQLALLQELTKDHLRNRAIVETLCETGVRSSELLNIRLEDVK
- a CDS encoding recombinase family protein — its product is MVNGRDEIIGISYGKYSVRHKQVVSRHQETIDNHAKKQGILILKRYLDISSPHYAESRPQLNMMLRDVQSMKPPVDHLLIYSSCRILRDTESNVRTILEILNYVNTVVLVTEQVTYTADDFKWLATSLIRPGLGAGF
- the xerA gene encoding site-specific tyrosine recombinase/integron integrase, yielding MNQELIQEFFLDNHNQFSPETVRAYNLALSQFFGVCEKSVEDVKAKDIRNWLEDMNNDGLQPRSIQLKLAALKSFYLYCMEENKIHKNPTQKVVTPKKVDSLPYYLTKRQLAMLQEYTKNDPRDRAIIETLYATGVRVSELLHIKLEDIKWDTRQILIRKGKGSKARPVLFSHGCAERLKRYIETRKYNGDYLFSNKRGQPISRQLVQRKFREYSETLGFKVSPHTLRHTFAATLAEKGMDFLYIQELLGHSNINSTRIYTRLMNHERKKQYDQYQQ
- a CDS encoding tyrosine-type recombinase/integrase; this encodes MDESKKYWISTADHLLDETRQVLNEYLLSLKLANKAEATIEKYRRIVESFFKDCSVSLGDITTEQVRTWLTNFSIGKKAGTIELYLSAVSSFFAFCLEEEYMERTVVKKRWRPKIPHSLPKYLDEFEYARVKVTSEHLSIRNRALLLFLLSTGCRVSEVASLRVQDIDFRKRKVDVLGKGRKIRQVYFSEECGLVLRNYLDSRSANEEDPLFMNKFGNGLQVQGIQIVLRKVGVKAGLMQSFHPHMCRHTFATNMLARGADLQFIADVMGHSDLNTTRIYAQIPTEDMILTYQNIMG
- a CDS encoding site-specific integrase, giving the protein MAGYWEVNCEGLSEDTHIVLNLFLWSLKEKNKSQQTLTLYRAALQSFFLAHPVSYKSVKAEAIEAWLTEQRKHKKERTVKDYLKTIRAFYNYCVKEGHFEIFPLDVNLQVVSSTERYWELKIILPNKDNQRVLNQFLLHMKNIGRSENTIVSMRSCLQRIFKEMDQSFCKLTLEEIEQRMTDTQQQCSAATMIGAWSALRTLYEYCWEKEILNVCASGLCEFKFK
- a CDS encoding tyrosine-type recombinase/integrase; amino-acid sequence: MLNIKLTDVKWETYQIWIREAKGNKERFVLFTHECSVRLKTYLATRKIVSDYLFCNEKGEQLDQDGVQKNFRNYSKTLGFKVTPHTMRHTFAAHLAAKKMPTSQIQDLLGHVNFNTTYLHTAHE
- a CDS encoding DUF3006 family protein, which codes for MRKFTLDRIENNMYVFLEYPDENKELLVEVSKYNGQLAEGDIVLVENNMIVEVLKQETQDMKEKVSSLLEKLKNKK
- a CDS encoding MBL fold metallo-hydrolase; its protein translation is MKKVFSILMVIALAIGLLPASTDAASKELKVHFIDVGQGDAIFIQSPNGKNMLVDGGPKSAGKHVVDFLKAKGVKKLDYVVATHPDADHIGGLIEVLNTFNVINFVDSGYVHTSQTYYELLSLIDKKEIKFNVAQVLDKIALDPHMIIRVLYADENAKDSNDASIVLKVTYNKVSFLLMGDADTAIEDYIRGKYDVTATVLKNGHHGSNTSSSAAFISNVSPKVGVLSYGKNNSYGHPNSAVEGRLNKIGAKIYKTAVHCDITVTTDGIKHSVANSCGKTAPKPAAASKPAPKPTDKPKSSSDLSSGTYVIPGAPTVYKNCTELRKYYPYGVKSTHPAYASKHDRDKDGWGCER